From Helicoverpa armigera isolate CAAS_96S chromosome 17, ASM3070526v1, whole genome shotgun sequence, one genomic window encodes:
- the LOC110384245 gene encoding LOW QUALITY PROTEIN: sodium channel protein para (The sequence of the model RefSeq protein was modified relative to this genomic sequence to represent the inferred CDS: inserted 1 base in 1 codon), whose protein sequence is MSEDLDSISEEERSLFRPFTRESLAAIEARIAEEHAKQKELEKKRAEGENDLGRTKKKKEVRYDDEDEDEGPQPDATLEQGLPLPVRMQGTFPAEVSSIPLEDIDPFYHNQRTFVVISKGKDIFRFSATNALWILDPFNPIRRVAIYILVHPLFSLFIITTILVNCILMIMPTTPTVESTEVIFTGIYTFESAVKVMARGFILQPFTYLRDAWNWLDFVVIALAYVTMGIDLGNLAALRTFRVLRALKTVAIIPGLKTIVGAVIESVKNLRDVIILTMFSLSVFALMGLQIYMGVLTQKCIKVFPEDGSWGNLTDENWERFCQNETNWYGDGGEYPLCGNSSGAGQCEPGYVCLQGYGPNPNYGYTSFDTFGWAFLSAFRLMTQDYWENLYQLVLRSAGSWHVLFFVVIIFLGSFYLVNLILAIVAMSYDELQKKAEEEEQAEEEALREAEQKAAARADKQEAREAHAREAAAAAQAAAYAEAHPAKSPSDFSCQSYELFVNQERGNQDDNTRERMSLRSDPFQDSVSTQPAHKPDPHHDSARRPRKVSMVPHPERINKISQLPYGPLREGSQASLSLPGSPFNLRRGSRGSHQMALRPNGRARYPPGADRKPLVLSTYLDAQEHLPYADDSNAVTPMSEENGAIIIPVYYANLGSRHSSYTSHQSRLSYTSHGDLLGGGKAQTKEARLRNRSASRNHSVTSQPHGYPLPGQDFSLASRPLREYEMSTTECTDEAGKVLKPSTDNPFIESSQQPNVVDMRDVMVLNEIIEQAGRQSRASDQNVSVYYFPTAEDDEDGPTFKEKLLECLMKAIDFFCVWDCCWLWLEFQKYVALLVFDPFVELFITLCIVVNTLFMALDHHDMDKDMERALKSGNYFFTATFGIEAMLKLVAMSPKFYFQEGWNIFDFIIVALSLLELGLEGVQGLSVLRSFRLLRVFKLAKSWPTLNLLISIMGRTMGALGNLTFVLCIIIFIFAVMGMQLFGKNYVDYVDRFPDGDLPRWNFTDFMHSFMIVFRVLCGEWIESMWDCMLVGDVSCIPFFLATVVIGNLVVLNLFLALLLSNFGSSSLSTPTADQDTNKIAEAFNRISRFIDWVKRNVADVMKLLKNKLTNQIAIHAPERVDNELELGTDLDDAVLYKDKKLKDQVEVAIGDGMEFTIPGDNKYKKGKILLNNINAITDNHRDNRLDCELNHHGYPIQDDDTISQKSYGSHKIRSFKDESHKGSADTIDGEEKKDASKEELGLEEELVEEEEDGKLDGGLGKTDIIVAADEEVVDDSPADCCPEPCYAKFPFLVGDDESPFWQGWGMLRLKTFKLIENTYFETAVITMILLSSLALALEDVNLPHRPILQDILYYMDRIFTVIFFIEMLIKWLALGFQKYFTNAWCWLDFIIVMVSLINFVAGLCGAGGIQAFKTMRTLRALRPLRAMSRMQGMRVVVNALVQAIPSIFNVLLVCLIFWLIFAIMGVQLFAGKYFKCVDLNHTTLSHEIIPDRNACILENYTWENSPMNFDHVGKAYLCLFQVATFKGWIQIMNDAIDSREVGRQPIRETNIYMYLYFVFFIIFGSFFTLNLFIGVIIDNFNEQKKKAGGSLEMFMTEDQKKYYNAMKKMGSKKPLKAIPRPKWRPQAIVFEIVTDKKFDMIIMLFIGLNMLTMTLDHYQQSETFSTVLDYLNMIFIVIFSSECLLKMFALRYHYFVEPWNLFDFVVVNFSILSLVLSDIIEKYFVSPTLLRVVRVAKVGRVLRLVKGAKGIRTLLFALAMSLPALFNICLLLFLVMFIFAIFGMSFFMHVKDKGGLDDVYNFKTFVQSMILLFQMSTSAGWDGVLDGIINEEECDLPDNERGYPGNCGSATIGITYLLSYLVISFLIVINMYIAVILENYSQATEDVQEGLTDDDYDMYYEIWQRFDPDGTQYIRYDQLSDFLDVLEPPLQIHKPNKYKIISMDIPICRGDMMFCVDILDALTKDFFARKGNPIEDPGDLEVGRPDEVGYEPVSSTLWRQREEYCARLIQHAWRRHRRAHESPRGPGGAPTAVLLDAVTPNGHRVVLGGAAGWRAEPGPPPXARLTRAGAGAAARAGRRRAAAAARTAARAVEPTQAHLIIVYARRVACTYSVVARVACERRSAAAGERARARVAPAPRPWTLFSNVRQTFDVFTGVFCIRVAEA, encoded by the exons ACCTTCGTAGTCATAAGCAAGGGTAAAGATATCTTCAGATTTTCGGCCACCAACGCCTTATGGATACTAGACCCATTCAATCCTATAAGAAGAGTGGCGATATACATTCTAGTACATCCTTTGTTCTCGTTGTTTATCATTACCACAATTCTAGTCAACTGTATTCTTATGATAATGCCTACGACGCCAACCGTCGAAAGTACTGA AGTTATCTTTACCGGGATCTACACGTTTGAATCAGCGGTGAAAGTAATGGCCAGGGGTTTCATACTACAGCCATTCACATACCTTAGAGATGCATGGAATTGGCTTGACTTCGTAGTTATAGCTTTAGC TTATGTGACGATGGGCATAGATCTCGGCAACTTGGCCGCTCTCAGAACGTTCAGGGTACTCCGAGCGCTCAAAACTGTGGCCATCATACCGG GTTTGAAGACGATCGTCGGCGCCGTCATCGAGTCAGTGAAGAATCTGAGAGATGTGATAATCTTGACGATGTTCTCACTGTCCGTGTTTGCGCTGATGGGCCTACAGATCTACATGGGAGTGTTAACGCAGAAGTGTATCAAGGTGTTCCCGGAAGACGGCTCCTGGGGTAACCTCACCGATGAGAACTGGGAGAGGTTTTGCCAGAATGAGA CCAACTGGTATGGGGATGGAGGGGAATATCCACTTTGTGGAAATTCATCAGGAGCAGG TCAATGTGAACCCGGATATGTCTGTCTGCAAGGCTATGGACCGAACCCTAACTACGGATACACGAGTTTCGATACGTTTGGTTGGGCTTTCTTGTCAGCTTTCCGCCTCATGACACAGGATTATTGGGAGAATCTCTATCAATTG GTGCTGAGGTCAGCGGGGTCATGGCACGTACTGTTCTTCGTAGTGATCATCTTCTTGGGCTCGTTCTATCTCGTGAACTTGATCTTAGCCATCGTCGCCATGTCGTACGACGAGTTGCAGAAGAAAGCGGAAGAAGAGGAACAGGCCGAGGAGGAAGCTCTCAGG gAAGCGGAACAGAAGGCAGCGGCGCGCGCGGACAAACAGGAGGCACGAGAGGCGCACGCGCgcgaggcggcggcggcagcaCAGGCGGCCGCCTACGCCGAGGCACACCCCGCCAAGTCCCCCAGCGACTTCTCCTGTCAGAGCTACGAGCTGTTCGTCAACCAGGAGCGCGGCAACCAGGACGACAATACCCGCGAGCGCATGTCCCTCCGTAGCGACCCCTTCCAGGACTCGGTGAGCACTCAGCCCGCGCACAAGCCCGACCCGCACCACGACTCCGCACGCCGCCCCAGGAAGGTCAGCATG GTCCCCCACCCTGAACGCATAAATAAAATCAGCCAGTTACCATATGGGCCACTGCGCGAGGGCTCACAG GCTTCGTTATCACTGCCTGGATCGCCGTTCAATTTGCGGCGAGGTTCGCGGGGCTCGCACCAGATGGCGCTGCGGCCGAACGGGCGGGCTCGCTACCCGCCCGGCGCGGACCGCAAGCCGCTCGTGCTGTCCACCTACCTGGATGCGCAAGAGCATCTGCCTTACGCCGACGACTCCAACGCCGTCACCCCCATGTCTGAAGAGAACGGTGCTATCATTATTCCAGTTTACTACGCTAATTTAG GTTCTCGTCACTCGTCGTACACATCGCATCAGTCGCGGCTATCGTACACGTCGCACGGCGACCTGCTGGGCGGCGGCAAGGCGCAGACCAAGGAGGCGCGCCTACGCAACCGATCCGCGTCGCGCAACCatagtgtgacgtcacagccgcACGGGTACCCGCTGCCCGGACAAGACTTCTCGCTAGCCTCCCGCCCACTTAGAGAATAT GAAATGAGTACGACTGAATGCACAGATGAAGCTGGAAAAGTGTTAAAACCTTCGACTGACAACCCGTTCATAGAATCTTCGCAGCAACCAAACGTAGTGGACATGAGAG ATGTTATGGTACTGAACGAAATCATCGAGCAAGCGGGCCGCCAGAGTCGAGCGAGCGATCAGAACG TGTCAGTGTACTACTTCCCAACAGCGGAAGACGATGAGGATGGGCCCACGTTCAAGGAGAAACTCCTCGAGTGCCTGATGAAGGCGATAGACTTCTTCTGTGTGTGGGACTGCTGTTGGTTGTGGCTGGAGTTTCAGAAATACGTGGCGCTACTTGTGTTCGACCCCTTCGTGGAGTTGTTCATCACCCTGTGTATCGTAGTGAACACGCTGTTCATGGCGCTCGACCACCACGACATGGACAAAGATATGGAGAGAGCGCTCAAAAGTGGCAACTAT TTTTTCACTGCTACATTCGGAATAGAAGCCATGTTGAAATTAGTAGCTATGAGCCCTAAGTTTTACTTCCAAGAGGGTTGGAATATATTTGACTTTATCATTGTGGCCTTATCACTGTTGGAGTTGGGATTGGAAGGAGTTCAGGGTTTGTCAGTGTTGCGTTCCTTTCGTTTG CTTCGAGTATTCAAATTGGCAAAGTCATGGCCGACACTTAATTTACTCATCTCCATAATGGGTAGGACAATGGGTGCCTTGGGCAACCTGACCTTCGTATTGTGcatcattattttcatatttgcGGTGATGGGTATGCAACTATTCGGGAAAAATTACGTGG ATTACGTAGACCGATTCCCGGACGGGGACCTCCCGCGATGGAACTTCACGGATTTCATGCACAGCTTCATGATTGTGTTCCGAGTGCTCTGCGGAGAATGGATAGAAAGTATGTGGGACTGTATGTTGGTCGGAGATGTCTCTTGTATACCCTTCTTCTTGGCTACCGTCGTCATTGGCAATCTTGTG GTACTTAACCTTTTCTTGGCCCTGTTACTGTCAAATTTCGGCTCATCGAGTTTGTCGACACCGACTGCCGATCAGGATACCAACAAAATAGCAGAGGCCTTCAACAGAATATCAAGGTTTATTGATTGGGTGAAACGAAACGTAGCGGACGTTATGAAGCTACTGAAGAACAAACTGACCAATCAGATAGCGATCCACGCACCCG AGCGAGTCGACAACGAGCTGGAACTCGGCACAGACCTCGACGACGCCGTACTCTACAAAGACAAGAAACTCAAAGACCAAGTAGAAGTAGCTATAGGTGACGGTATGGAATTCACTATACCAG GAGACAATAAATACAAGAAAGgcaaaattttgttaaataatattaacgcaATAACAGATAATCATAGAGACAACCGTTTAGATTGTGAATTAAATCATCACGGGTATCCTATACAG GATGACGATACAATTAGTCAAAAATCGTACGGCAGTCATAAAATCAGGTCGTTTAAAGATGAAAGTCATAAAGGTTCCGCAGACACGATAGATGGCGAAGAGAAGAAGGACGCTAGTAAAGAGGAATTGGGATTAGAAGAAG aacTGGTTGAGGAAGAGGAAGATGGGAAGTTAGACGGAGGTCTGGGTAAAACAGACATCATAGTAGCTGCAGACGAGGAAGTTGTTGACGACAGTCCTGCTGACTGCTGTCCAGAGCCATGTTACGCGAAGTTTCCATTCCTTGTGGGTGATGACGAATCTCCCTTCTGGCAAGGCTGGGGCATGCTCCGGTTGAAAACCTTCAAACTCATTGAGAACACATATTTCGAAACGGCTGTGATTACAATGATTTTGCTCAGTAGTTTGGCTTTG GCTTTAGAAGATGTAAATTTACCACATCGGCCGATTCTTCAAGATATCTTGTATTATATGGATCGAATCTTCACCGTCATTTTCTTCATCGAGATGTTGATCAAATGGCTTGCCCTTGGCTTCCAGAAATACTTCACAAATGCGTGGTGCTGGCTCGACTTCATCATTGTCATG GTCTCGCTTATAAACTTCGTAGCGGGGCTTTGTGGCGCCGGCGGCATTCAGGCGTTCAAAACGATGCGAACGCTGCGCGCACTGCGCCCTCTCAGGGCCATGAGCCGCATGCAGGGCATGAGG GTGGTGGTAAACGCTCTCGTGCAAGCAATCCCGTCCATCTTCAACGTGTTGTTGGTGTGTCTTATCTTCTGGCTGATCTTCGCCATCATGGGAGTACAACTGTTCGCTGGCAAATATTTCAAG TGCGTCGATCTAAACCACACGACGTTGAGCCACGAAATCATCCCGGACCGGAACGCGTGCATCTTAGAGAACTACACCTGGGAGAACTCACCGATGAACTTCGATCACGTCGGCAAGGCGTACCTCTGCCTGTTCCAAGTGGCCACCTTCAAGGGATGGATACAGATCATGAACGACGCTATTGACTCGAGAGAA GTGGGCCGGCAACCTATACGAGAGACGAACATCTACATGTATTTGTACTTCGTGTTCTTCATTATATTTGGCTCATTCTTCACTCTCAACCTATTCATCGGTGTGATCATCGACAACTTTAACGAACAGAAGAAGAAAGCCGGTGGCAGCCTCGAGATGTTCATGACTGAGGACCAGAAGAAATACTACAATGCCATGAAGAAAATGGGTTCCAAAAAACCATTAAAAGCTATTCCGAGACCGAAG TGGCGGCCACAAGCGATCGTGTTCGAGATAGTGACGGACAAGAAGTTCGACATGATCATCATGTTGTTCATCGGCCTCAACATGTTGACGATGACGCTCGATCACTACCAGCAGTCGGAGACCTTCAGCACTGTCCTCGACTACCTCAACATGATATTCATCGTGATATTCAGTTCAGAGTGCCTATTAAAAATGTTCGCCTTACGCTACCATTACTTTGTTGAACCATGGAACTTGTTCGATTTCGTAGTAGTCAATTTCTCAATTCTTA GTTTGGTATTGAGTgatattatagaaaaatattttgtgtcgcCCACGTTACTGAGGGTGGTGAGAGTAGCGAAGGTCGGTCGTGTGTTGCGTCTCGTGAAGGGCGCGAAGGGTATCCGGACGTTATTGTTCGCACTCGCCATGTCACTGCCAGCCTTGTTCAACATCTGTCTACTGCTGTTCCTTGTGATGTTCATCTTCGCCATCTTCGGCATGTCGTTCTTCATGCACGTCAAAGACAAAGGTGGCCTCGACGACGTCTACAACTTCAAGACTTTCGTGCAGAGTATGATCCTGCTATTTCAG ATGTCGACGTCCGCCGGCTGGGACGGCGTGCTGGACGGCATCATCAACGAGGAGGAGTGCGACCTGCCGGACAACGAGCGCGGCTACCCCGGCAACTGCGGCTCCGCCACCATCGGCATCACCTACCTGCTGTCCTACCTCGTCATCTCTTTCCTTATCGTCATCAACATGTACATCGCCGTCATTCTCGAGAATTACTCGCAG GCGACAGAAGACGTACAGGAAGGTCTGACGGACGACGACTACGACATGTACTACGAGATCTGGCAGCGCTTCGACCCCGACGGCACGCAGTACATCCGCTACGACCAGTTGTCCGACTTCCTCGACGTGCTGGAGCCGCCGCTGCAGATCCACAAGCCCAACAAGTACAAGATCATCTCCATGGACATCCCCATATGTCGCGGCGACATGATGTTCTGCGTGGACATCCTCGACGCGCTCACCAAAGACTTCTTCGCCCGGAAAGGCAACCCCATCGAGGACCCCGGCGACCTGGAGGTGGGCCGGCCCGACGAGGTGGGCTACGAGCCCGTGTCGTCCACGCTGTGGCGCCAGCGCGAGGAGTACTGCGCGCGCCTCATCCAGCACGCGTGGCGCCGCCACCGGCGGGCACACGAGTCGCCGCGCGGGCCGGGCGGCGCGCCCACCGCCGTGCTGCTGGACGCCGTGACGCCCAACGGGCACCGCGTGGTGCTGGGCGGCGCCGCCGGCTGGCGCGCCGAGCCcggcccgccgc gcgcccgtcTGACCCGCGCTGGCGCTGGCGCTGCTGCCCGCGCTGGCCGCCGACGCGCCGCTGCCGCTGCCCGCACCGCTGCCCGAGCTGTTGAGCCCACCCAAGCGCACTTAATTATTGTTTACGCTAGACGTGTCGCGTGTACATATAGCGTGGTAGCGCGAGTAGCGTGCGAGCGGCGGAGTGCGGCGGCGGGCGAGCGAGCCCGCGCGCGAgtggcgcccgcgccgcgcccctGGACGTTGTTCTCGAACGTTCGACAGACGTTCGACGTGTTTACTGGAGTGTTTTGTATTCGCGTGGCCGAAGCTTAG